The Heyndrickxia acidicola sequence AACTAAAAATAAAATAATAATATGTAATAATTTTTTATAATGGTTCTGTATATGATTGCCGCATTGCATAGTGGGCCCTCCTCAACAAATCGTATTTATAGAATGCCCTCATAAAATAAAAATATGTTATCAAATCATCTTTTTACATTTTATTACAAATCATTTTTTGTTTTATGCGTGCTTACTCACCATATTTTTTGCTAAGGTTAAAATTCTAAACTATAGTCACTGGCACTGATAGAGGACTCTATCATTTTTTACGAATGAGCTAAAAAACGAGAAGTTATCAACATAGTAATATAACAGAGCCTAGTCATTAGAAAACACTCATGCGAAAAGAGCTTAAATGAAAAAGGGCACTGGATTTTTAAAAACCAGGTGCCCTTTTATTTCATTTTTCTATTCCATTGGATTGCTGAGCTTTATTCCAGGATTCTTATCCTGGAACCATCTTAAAGCAAAATCATTCTCAAAAAGGAATAATGGCTTATCGAAACGGTCTTTGACAAGCAGGCTCCGGGAGCTTGAAAGCGATTCGTTCACCTGAGTTTCTTCAATCCAGCGAGGTATCTTGGAGCCGATTGGTTCCATAATAACATCAGAATTGTATTCATTCTTCATTCTGTGTTCAAATACTTCAAATTGCAGCTGCCCGACAGCGCCCAGTATATAATCATCTGTACGGTACGTTTTATACAGCTGAATGGCTCCCTCTTGCACAAGCTGGACAATTCCTTTATGGAAGCTTTTTTGCTTCATAACGTTTTTAGCTGTTACCTTTACAAATAACTCAGGAGCAAATTGAGGAAGCTTTTCAAACTGGATGGCTTCTTTTCCTGAAGTAATCGTATCGCCTATCTGATAGGTCCCCGTATCATACAGTCCTATAATGTCACCGCTGACTGCCATATCCACGGTACTGCGGTCATCTGCAAGAAACGAGGTGGATTGAGAAAGTTTCATCGGCTTACCTGTTCTTGAAAGACTGACATTCATGCCTCTTTCAAATTTTCCTGAACAAATGCGCACAAATGCAATACGATCCCGATGGGCAGGATTCATATTAGCCTGAATTTTAAAGACAAATCCAGAAAAATCCTCTCTTACAGGATCAATCATTCCCACATTCGAATTTCTAGGCTGTGGAGAAGGAGCGAACTTCAAATACGTTTCAAGAAAGGTCTGTACGCCAAAATTCGTCAAAGCACTTCCAAAGAAAACCGGAGTAAGCGTTCCATTCGCTATCCTATCTTTAGAGAATTCATTTCCTGCTTCATCCAAGAGCATGACTTCTTCTAATGCCTGCTCATATAGCGATGACTGCTTAATAGGAGACTCACCCTTAATTTCTCCATTTTCATCAAGTTCAATAAAGCGATCTTTCTCATCCACCCGAAACTGTTCAATGCGGTTATGGTAGCGATCATAAATTCCAAGAAACTCTTTACCCATTCCAACCGGCCAATTCATTGGATAGGATTCAATCCCAAGAACCTCTTCCAATTCTGCAAGTAATTCCAATGGAGCTTTCCCTTGGCGGTCTAGCTTGTTGATGAAAGTAAATATTGGAATCCCTCGCATGCGGCATACCTTAAACAGTTTAATGGTTTGATCCTCTATTCCCTTCGCTGAATCTATAATCATCACAGCACTGTCTACTGCCATAAGAGTTCTATAGGTATCTTCACTGAAGTCCTGATGTCCCGGTGTATCCAAAATATTCACACGAAACCCTTCATATTCAAACTGCATTACAGAGGAGGTTACTGAAATACCCCTTTGTTTTTCAATTTCCATCCAGTCAGAAGTAGCAAATTTCCCTGTCTTTTTTCCTTTAACCGTTCCCGCTGCCCGAATCGCGCCTCCGAATAATAAGAGCTGCTCGGTTAACGTGGTTTTCCCGGCATCCGGATGGGAAATAATTGCAAATGTTCTTCGAGAGAGAACCTCATCTTTAAAAGTACTTGTCATGTTGTTATTCCTTTCAATTCAAAATGTATTTCAAACCCAATAATGGATTACATCTCCTTGGCCCACTGCAAAAGTCTGCGTCCAAGGTCAACTGCATCAGTGCCAGCTGCTGCTTTTTGATCCAAAGAAGCAATTAGCCGTTCCTTTAAATCTTCATCTTCTTCATCATAAGAAAAATGGATAGACCACTCTAGTTCGGGAATGGCCATGACGAAATATTCATCCTTTTTATTTTCATATATAAATACATCGATTGGATTACCACGCAGTGTCGTTTTTCTAATCTTCAAGAAAATCCTCCTTCTCCTAAAAGCGGACGTCACCCTCTTTAGGGCATCCTGTAGCCGGATAACTGAAAGGTTCGAGATATCAGCTTATTTTACAGGGATTCTATCGTAAAGAAAAACTGTTTATCTTCCTATAATAAAGGCTTTGTTATTATTCTGTGCTGATAACTGCCCGTTTTTCAACAGCACTGAATGGCTTGTGAAATGACTGTAGCGCATGAACGAGCCAAAAAACAACCATGTCCTCCAACAAAACCATAATTAAAGACCATCTTCTATTATAAAGGAAAAGGGCAAAAGAAAAAAATACCCATTCATAAAATGAGCAGATTTTTTGTATTTCGTTAAATCATTTTTCAGGAACGTTTTTTTGTACCTTTGTTGCTATTTGCTAAAAAATATAAAACATCACCATCCATTTGTTGAAGAATAGACGCTGACTGACAAAGGGATCAACCAAAATATAAAAGGCTCCCCGTTTAAGGAGAACCTCTTTAAAAATTGCTTCCATCTAATATTTTATAATTTCAGACTGGAGATACGCATATAACAGCTTTTCAGTATTTTCAATTGAAGTTTCATGGGTTCTTTCATAAGCATGCGAAGACTCTATTCCAGGTCCGACTAAGCCATGAATAATATCATGACCTGCTTTAATGGCAGCAGATGCGTCTGAACCATAATAAGGATAGATATCCACTTTATAGTCAAGACCATTTTTCTCAGCCAATTCCACTAAATGTTTTCTCAATCCGTAATGATAAGGACCGCTTGAATCCTTAGCACAAATGGATACGGTATATTCATCGGATGCCTGCCCATCTCCTAATGCTCCCATGTCTACTGCAAGATATTCAATCGTTTCCGGTGTAATATTTGAATTTCCTCCATACCCGATTTCTTCATTGTTAGAAATCAGGAAATGAGTTGTATACGGAAGTGTAATATTATGTTCTTTAATATTTTGTATTATTCTTAACAAAATGGCCGTACTTGCTTTATCATCTAAATGTCTGGACTTTATATAACCGCTGTCGGTTATCTGTACTCTTGGGTCAAAGGAAACAAAATCCCCTTCCCTTATTCCCAGCTCTCTTACATCTTCTTCGCATTGAACCTTCGCATCAATCCTAACTTCAATATTTTCTTCATTACGGTCAGCCTTTCCTGCATCCTTATAAACATGTACAGATGTTTGGTGCATAAGAATAGTGCCCGTATAGCATTTTCCTGTCGAGGTTTCAATCTGGCAATTTTCACCTTCTATTGCATTCCAGGCAAATCCCCCTACCATCGAAAGCTTAAGCCGACCGTTCGTTTTAACTTCCTTTACCATTGCACCAAGAGTATCCACATGGGCCGTTAACATCCTGTGCTGTTTTTGGTCAGTACCAGGAAGCGTAACAATCAAGCCGCCTTTTCGATTTCGGCAACCTTCAACGTTGGACTCTTTTAAATATTTTTCGCAAAAGGCAATTACTTCAGCTGTATTTCCTGTAGGGCTGGGTATTGTCACCAGCTTTTTAATCAAATCCATGGTTTCTTTAGGCTTCACATATGTATTTATATTCATATTCCTACCTCGCTTCTTCAATCTCTATGGCTATTATATTAGAAAATTCCGAAATGATACAGAGCTACATTTCTTTTTTGCCTTTCTTTCATGGGCTATAATAGAGTAAAGGAGTGATTGCAATTGGCTGAACATCATTTTCATTTAACCGCTGAGTGGCCTGGAGGAAGAAATAGCGTTGGCATTATTGATGCAGGAAATTTAAAGACAAAGGTTTCTATTCCTCCTGAAATGGATGGGCCCGGCATTGGAACAAATCCCGATGAAATGCTGCTCGGGGCAGCTTCTACTTGCTATATCATAACATTAGCAGCCATGTTGGAGCGCAGTTCGATTGAAACCCGTTCTCTTTCACTTGAATCTGAGGCCGTGGTGGAAGTGATAAGAGGGGTAAATACATTTAAGAGAATTGTCCACCGGCCTTTCATCGTACTTCCCAGTGAGAGCAGTAAGGAGCTAGTCGAAAAGGTACAAAAACTGGCTGAAAAAGCAGAAAGCAGCTGCATGATTTCCAAAGCAGTAATGGGAAACGTTGAATTAGCTCTTGAAGTAAAAATTACATGTGACTAAGAAAAGCGCAAGCGCCTTGCTCATCGGCGTACGAATTTCAGAGTCTGCGACTGAGATAAAGGAAACACAGCGATACGGTTTACGAGCTGATGTTGACTCATCGCAGGGAGGAGACGCAGAAATTTGTTAGCCGATAGGCGCTCATTTTTATTATGGATCTGCCAGTTTTGCTTGTTAATATCCCCCAATCGCTCGTTTTTCCGCACGCTACCGGAAACCTCATCGCTTCCCCCTTTTCTAAACAGGATTCTCGCTCCCTTCGCTTTAATCGTTATCAGCATTAAGCTTTATCATTATTATGGGCAGTTTTGACATTATATACTTTGGTTTGTTTACAGTTCAGCATGCTGTCGAAAATTCATCATTCTAGTTTGTTAAATTAACTTATTTTGCACTTTTAAGAACTCTCTGCCAAATCTTAAATTTCATTTCTTTTAAGTATGACCTTTGGAAACCTGTTTAAAATAAACGTTGTAAGACATTCAAATTAAACTACATTTACAGGAGGTCCAATATGAAAAAGAAAGAACAAGAAGCTACCCTTGCTCCTGGTATGGATGATCAACCCGAACTGGAAAAAGATGCTACAAAGAAAGAAATTGAACGCGGGGAATACACCAGTGTGACAACTTTATCTTTTGATGAAGTAGATCCCAGTTAACCGTTCTCCACGACCTCACTTCGGGTCTTCTCTCCAATGCTGGCTTTTATATTTTAGCTTCTCTTCGACATTTGAAGGATATAGAAAAGTTTCAGGGAATAACAGGAAATACCGTTACCCCAACGAAAATCTATGGATAAACAGCCTTTATATAAAGCCAGCATCCCTCCTTTTGTGATAACATTACATTAATCTATATCAATGCAGCAGATTCTTATACTCCCATTAATCAAAATAATAGGCTGCATGAGGAAAAATTGTTATTGGCCTTATCCTAAAAAATACCTTGAGAGGGGAACTTCATCATGAAACTTGCCACAATTGGAACGAGCTGGATTACCTCTGAATTTATAGAGGCCGCTAAGGAGTCAGGAAAATTATCTCTGGCTGCAGTTTACTCCCGTTCTAAAGAAGCAGCGAAGAGATTTGCAGAAAAACATCAGGCAGAGACCAGCTATCATCACTTGGACGAAATGGCGAAAGACAAAAATATCGATATTGTTTACATAGCTTCTCCCAATTCACTTCATTATGAACAAGCCATTCTATTCCTAAAGAACGGAAAGCATGTAATTTGCGAAAAGCCTTGCTTTTCCAACAGTAAAGAATTACATAATGCATATCAAACAGCTAACGAACATAAGGTTTTTCTTTTTGAGGCCATACGGAACATTCACACGCCCAATTTCAAAAAATTGAAAGAGAAGTTATCCGATACTGGCTCTATCCGGAGTGTTTTTTTTCAATATCAACAGTATTCTTCCCGTTACGACGCATTTCTAGCAGGAGAAGAACCTAATGTATTTTCTCTTAAATTTTCTGGGGGTTCACTCATGGATTTGGGGGTCTATCCCTTATTTCTGGCTGTATCGCTTTTCGGAAAACCAGAAAAGGTATCCTATACCCCTGTTATCCTTCGGAACGGAATTGATGGTGCTGGTACCCTTATTCTTCAATACGGAAAATTTGTCTGTACCATCTTGGCATCGAAAATTGTACAGTCTAATTTGGATTGTGAAATTGCTGGGGAAAAAGGTAGTATTTTATTCAACAAAGCTTCTCTTTTAAAGAAGCTTGAAATTATTGATTATCGAACAAAGCAGCAGAAGTCTTTTGCATGTGAACAGAAGGAAAGAGACATGGTATACGAAATTCTGGAGTTTACCAGGATTATAGAAGAAGACGACCATGAAACCTATCATGATTTACAAGACTTAAGTGATACTGTTGCTTCCATTACAGAAGACGCCAGAATGCAAAACAATATTGTTTTTGATATAGAACAATACTGACAAAAATTGATACATTATAATATAAGCACCTTGCTCATCGGCGTATTTATTTCTTTGTAAAGGAGACACAGTGCAATCAAACATGAGCACATGTTGACTTATTACAGTGATGGAACGTAGAAATTCGTTAGCCGATAAGCCCTAGAGCGAGACAAGGTCTGCATTGGTTAAGCGCTTTATTTATTGGCTTTGATAGCGGACTAATTTGTTTTTAAGCTCATTTTACAGTAAAGAAAAGAAACCAAAGTAAACTTCGCTTTGGTTTCTTTTCTTTACTGTAACCTTTCAGCTTAGCTGAAAGGCGTGTGAAACAACCGTTTCACACGAATGAGCTAAAACGAGCAGTTTCAACATACAATTTTAACAGAGTCTATATTAGATTAATAAAATGGATTTATCCACTGTTGCCTGTAAAACAGTGATTTAAACTAAAGCAGGCTCTTTTTTCAAGCGATGGCGGCCTTCAATAAATCGAAGGGTCCCGGTTTTTGCGCGCATTACAACGGAATGAGTCGTACCGAAATTGCCTTTATACTGAACACCTTTAAGAAGCTCCCCGTCTGTTACGCCCGTCGCTACAAAAAAGGCATCCTCCCCTTTTACCAGATCGTCCATCAATAACACGCGATTTACATCATCAATGCCCATTTTACGGCAGCGGTCCAATTCTTCCTGTGTTTGAGGAAGCAGTTTACCCTGAAATTCTCCGCCAAGACACTTTAATGCTGTAGCTGCAAGTACCCCTTCTGGAGCACCTCCAGATCCGAGGAGAATATCAACACCTGTGTTTTCAAAGGCTGTATTAATGGCAGCTGCCACATCCCCATCTTGTATAAGCTTAATTCTCGCTCCGGCAGAACGGATTTCATTAATCATGCTTTGATGCCTTTCACGATCCAGAATGGCAACAACTAAATCATCAACATCCTTGTTTTTGGCTTTTGCAACAGCTTTTAAATTTTCAATCACAGGTGCGTTTAAATCAATTTTCCCGGCAGCTTCAGGACCAACGGCAATTTTCTCCATATACATATCCGGAGCATGAAGTAAAGCTCCCTTTTCTGCCACTGCAATCGTAGCTAATGCATTCCAGGTACCTGCTGCAACGATATTCGTCCCTTCAAGCGGGTCGACTGCTATGTCAAATTCAGGACCGTCTCCTGTCCCCAATTCTTCCCCAATATAAAGCATTGGAGCTTCGTCCATTTCTCCTTCACCAATGACAACAGTGCCTCTCATATTGATTGTATTAAACATATCCCGCATACCTTGTGTGGCAGCTTCATCTACCTCGTCCTTTTTTCCTCTTCCCATCCATCTTCCGGCAGACAGAGCTGCTACTTCTGTTACACGCACTAGTTCAATTGACAAACTTCTATCCATTTTATCGCATCTCCTATTTAACTGTTTTTATAAGATTATCTCCGAAATGACAATGACAATATTCTATTAAAGCCATTGTTTTTTTACTTGTTCTTCAGCTAAACGAATTATGTCTTCCTTCATTGTACCTTTACGTGCAATAACATTTGTTTGATATTGCTTACCGCACATTTCAACTGTAAGAGTAATTTCAATCATCTTACCACTCCTGTCCAAAACCATATTCTTTTAATCCCTTTTCTTGCTAATCTTCTTTTTTTGAAGGTATTTATTCATTTGGGACACAATCTATCGGTATATCTTTATGGGAAGAATGGACGCAGGCTTACATGACGGTTTTACAGCAAACGATCCGGCATCTAGCTTTATATAAAAATAGTAACTATTTATAAATACAAATAGATTTATATCCTTATTTTTAAGCACTGAGTTACTTAATGTAACCATATTAAACCTTTATTTTTAATCCGTCAAGAAAAATGTGAACAACTTGTGAATAGCAAAAACAGGGAAATTTCCTATTGTTTTAATGAAAACGAATACATTACTTGGTTCATTATAAACC is a genomic window containing:
- a CDS encoding OsmC family protein, whose translation is MAEHHFHLTAEWPGGRNSVGIIDAGNLKTKVSIPPEMDGPGIGTNPDEMLLGAASTCYIITLAAMLERSSIETRSLSLESEAVVEVIRGVNTFKRIVHRPFIVLPSESSKELVEKVQKLAEKAESSCMISKAVMGNVELALEVKITCD
- a CDS encoding Gfo/Idh/MocA family protein, with the protein product MKLATIGTSWITSEFIEAAKESGKLSLAAVYSRSKEAAKRFAEKHQAETSYHHLDEMAKDKNIDIVYIASPNSLHYEQAILFLKNGKHVICEKPCFSNSKELHNAYQTANEHKVFLFEAIRNIHTPNFKKLKEKLSDTGSIRSVFFQYQQYSSRYDAFLAGEEPNVFSLKFSGGSLMDLGVYPLFLAVSLFGKPEKVSYTPVILRNGIDGAGTLILQYGKFVCTILASKIVQSNLDCEIAGEKGSILFNKASLLKKLEIIDYRTKQQKSFACEQKERDMVYEILEFTRIIEEDDHETYHDLQDLSDTVASITEDARMQNNIVFDIEQY
- the glpX gene encoding class II fructose-bisphosphatase, producing the protein MDRSLSIELVRVTEVAALSAGRWMGRGKKDEVDEAATQGMRDMFNTINMRGTVVIGEGEMDEAPMLYIGEELGTGDGPEFDIAVDPLEGTNIVAAGTWNALATIAVAEKGALLHAPDMYMEKIAVGPEAAGKIDLNAPVIENLKAVAKAKNKDVDDLVVAILDRERHQSMINEIRSAGARIKLIQDGDVAAAINTAFENTGVDILLGSGGAPEGVLAATALKCLGGEFQGKLLPQTQEELDRCRKMGIDDVNRVLLMDDLVKGEDAFFVATGVTDGELLKGVQYKGNFGTTHSVVMRAKTGTLRFIEGRHRLKKEPALV
- a CDS encoding BA3454 family stress response protein, translating into MIEITLTVEMCGKQYQTNVIARKGTMKEDIIRLAEEQVKKQWL
- a CDS encoding peptide chain release factor 3, which produces MTSTFKDEVLSRRTFAIISHPDAGKTTLTEQLLLFGGAIRAAGTVKGKKTGKFATSDWMEIEKQRGISVTSSVMQFEYEGFRVNILDTPGHQDFSEDTYRTLMAVDSAVMIIDSAKGIEDQTIKLFKVCRMRGIPIFTFINKLDRQGKAPLELLAELEEVLGIESYPMNWPVGMGKEFLGIYDRYHNRIEQFRVDEKDRFIELDENGEIKGESPIKQSSLYEQALEEVMLLDEAGNEFSKDRIANGTLTPVFFGSALTNFGVQTFLETYLKFAPSPQPRNSNVGMIDPVREDFSGFVFKIQANMNPAHRDRIAFVRICSGKFERGMNVSLSRTGKPMKLSQSTSFLADDRSTVDMAVSGDIIGLYDTGTYQIGDTITSGKEAIQFEKLPQFAPELFVKVTAKNVMKQKSFHKGIVQLVQEGAIQLYKTYRTDDYILGAVGQLQFEVFEHRMKNEYNSDVIMEPIGSKIPRWIEETQVNESLSSSRSLLVKDRFDKPLFLFENDFALRWFQDKNPGIKLSNPME
- a CDS encoding YueH family protein, which produces MKIRKTTLRGNPIDVFIYENKKDEYFVMAIPELEWSIHFSYDEEDEDLKERLIASLDQKAAAGTDAVDLGRRLLQWAKEM
- a CDS encoding M42 family metallopeptidase, translating into MNINTYVKPKETMDLIKKLVTIPSPTGNTAEVIAFCEKYLKESNVEGCRNRKGGLIVTLPGTDQKQHRMLTAHVDTLGAMVKEVKTNGRLKLSMVGGFAWNAIEGENCQIETSTGKCYTGTILMHQTSVHVYKDAGKADRNEENIEVRIDAKVQCEEDVRELGIREGDFVSFDPRVQITDSGYIKSRHLDDKASTAILLRIIQNIKEHNITLPYTTHFLISNNEEIGYGGNSNITPETIEYLAVDMGALGDGQASDEYTVSICAKDSSGPYHYGLRKHLVELAEKNGLDYKVDIYPYYGSDASAAIKAGHDIIHGLVGPGIESSHAYERTHETSIENTEKLLYAYLQSEIIKY